The Paralichthys olivaceus isolate ysfri-2021 chromosome 2, ASM2471397v2, whole genome shotgun sequence genomic interval AGTGAGGTATAATAATACCTGCTGATGTAATCAGATGTGGTTCATGCAACATGCATGATAAGATGTTCTCGttcataaagaaaatgaaataaacatttggatcttaaaacagatcatatTTGACtgaacagagaaatgaaaagttaaagtCCTGATGAAAACATGTCCACAAAAAGAACATTGAGATGTTTTCACAGCAACGATCAACATTGATCAACAGGTAACAAACCATATCATGATATATCACTTATACAGTGAGCTGTGATAATAATTGCTGATGCAATCAGATGTGATTCATGCAACATGCATGacaagatgttttctttcttcacttgAAAGATGTTGTTGCTTCTTTTCCTCAGGAAATGtccaacacacaaatacatgtttctgttcatACAGAAGAACGAGTCCTTACATTTCATAGAATTCACTTCCAGTCGTCTTTGACCACTGATCTGGTGTCAGTTTGTCTGCTGGTAACTCCAGTCTGTTGGAGTCTACCACGGCCTCCAGGGGGCACTGTTGACCGGACTCTGGTCTTTGGTGATGCTGGTGTGGACTGTGGAGCTCAGAGGAGAGAAGTCAGCCTCTCTCAGCTTCTCATCAGAGGAAGACTGCAGCTTGTTGAAGTGCTTCATCAGTCTTCTCTGCTGttggttctgctgctgcagctgtgtcagGAAGTCAACTGTCATCTCCAGGATGTCTGCTTTCTCCAGCTTGGAGTCTGGCTGCTGTTTGAGGAACTCTGGACCCAGGAGAGACTTGAGCTGCTCGATGCTGCTGTTGATTCGCTCTCTGCGTAACTTCTCCACCAGAGGCtttctgagctgcagagacaaggACAAAGTTAGTTATCAACGAATTCTGGAGTCAAGTGTGagcatgaacaaacacaagctCTGGTGAAAGAAGAGCACGTCTCCTTGAATCTTCAATTTACCTTGTGGCTGCGAGTCAGATGCTCCTGAGAGTCGGTCATTGCTGCAGTGGTTGTAGGAGCCATGTGTGGATCTCTGTGCTGTAGAGGTCTCTGTAGAGACAATCTGATCTCTGCTGCCTTCATCCCTCCTATTTATAGTCCCACATCTCCATATCAATGTGTGGGTCTGGGTCTGGCTGCAGTTTCCCACAGTCTCGTCCAATCACAGAGCTCGGGGAGACAATAGTGCATGTGGAGCAGCGACATGCTGAATGGTGTTAATGCCTCAGGGACAATAGTTAGATCTCAGGGGAACAGGTGGAGGACTGGGGGGTGATGGAGAGAGACTCACAGAGCTCTGTGTGGATCTGGGAAAGTGGTGACCCTGTAGAGAGCAGATCTGCAGCCTGATGCTGATCAATGACTCTGACTGAGCACACGCTCGTCAGCACACGTGAAGAGGAAAACCTTCGTGTTGTATTGTATGAATCACAcatataatgaaaatatttatttaccaCAAGAAGAAATTGttcttttgtagtttttttacttCTACAGAGCAACATTTCTGAATACTTCTGTCGTGAACttgatttgatatttaatattatagagtatgtttctattattttacaGGATTTTActtcttcaaattaaaacattcatcaaaaagtgtgttataaaaaaaaagtgtgatgtCCGTTCATGTCGTTAAAAACTCAGGATTATAATGTTGCTGCTGTCCAGATGCAGCAGAGTCTTTTGACACGTGcctcatcgtgtgtgtgtgtgtgtgtgtgtgtgtgtgtgtgagtgtgtgtgtgtgtgtgagtgtgtgtgtgagtgtgtgtgtgtgtgtgtgagtaacaaGCAGAGCTCACTTTCCCACACTGACTCTCTGAGCTGTGGTCAATGAACAACAAAGAGACGTGTGTGACAgatgctgctgtgtgttgtcaTAGAAACACTGCCGGAGCCATCTGGAGGGAAACGATCCCATTGGCTGAAACTGAACTTTTGTAAAGTTTGAAATTATAGAGAAATAATCTTTGATGAAGTTTCAACAAAGTGTCTTTAACGTCACATGTTTTACTTCTTATCATCGTCATATAAACTTCATTCATAACCACGTCTGATTGTTGATCATGGATTGGACTGAACCTTCTGCTCcatacgtttgtgtgtgtgtgtgagtgtgtgttagggGGGTTCCTGGTGGGGGTGCTTGTTTCATGAAGTGTGCCAAACCCCTGTGGAGGattcctctgctgctggtggagtGAACGTCATTCACACTCAGCTCTGACCTCCACAGTTTTCCCGCTCTCTGTCCgtcagcaggaaacacacatgAGCCTCAACACAAGTGAAGTGTGTGAGGTTTGTGAGCACAGGCAGCGAGTGGACAGTGGAGTCCTGTGCACAAACtgtgacagaggaaaaacatggAGCATGAGCACAATGTCACAATCAACATTTACTGCTTCACATCATTAGTTCATattgtaaaatacaaatgttacatgtttattttgtttcaatTTCATAAGATTCTCATTTATTAGTACATTAATATGCTGAATGTATAATAATTCAAACTAGAGGATCAATGGCATGGTGAtgtcatgcccccccccccccccaaagtgctttgacataATGTATGTAGTTATATGCTGCTAAACAAATGCATGGAATTGATTGACTCCTGTGcttttctgcagtgagtcaggacTGTCACACAGGATTCTTTTGCAGCGCTGTGCAATGCAACACAGCACATGCACTCATATACAGTGtgccagagagaagagggaggcagagggaaccCGTTggtgtcatgtttgtgtgtttcatctcaatTAATAATTCACTGATAATAGATTgtaatttttctttaaaattttgacttttataaagttaaaaataattaaaatgaaagttaaagttGGATCAATAGTATAGTAGAGTATTAcgactatttttattttctgtaaatttaaCATTGGTGTGAATCAACAGAGGTGCAATGCTACTGGTATATACAAGAAAATACATACAAAGCAGATattgttcaattttatttatttataatttgacaGTTTCCATCCTCCCGGGATTCTGCTGGACTGGTCTCATCGACAGATGAAAACACCTGCTCCGTCAAACAGTTGTGGCAACGGGTGACAAAGCTGAAGTACTGTTCACATCCGCTCTTTCTGTTACATATAACAGAGGTTGTACTACACCAAACAGAGTTTTAGCTCGACTGGCCtcatgcagtgctgctgcagctttgtataTAGCGACTGAAGCATTGTACCAAGTTGCAGCAAAGGTGCACACAGCTGTAGCACTGGTCCAATCCAGTGCTAGTGTGACTTTGTGCAAAGCATCTGCAGCACTGTACACATCTACAGCCACATTGAGCACAGCTGAAGCACTGGGGTCATCCTCTAGAGCTGTAGCGTTGAGGGCAGCCACTGCAGTGTCAAACTCAGCAACATCATCACTGGCCAGGTGCAGTTCCACTGCAGAGTTATACAGAGCATCTGCAGCTTCAGAAAGAttccacacagctgcagcactggtctCTTCCATTGGTGCTGTATCAGCTGAAAAAATAGAGGCGGGGCAGGTCCTTCTCAGTTCTGCTACAGCCTTATTCAGAACGCGTGCAGCGTTACTGAAAGCCGTAGAAACTTGGGACACAGCTGCAGTACTGGTTTTATCCACTGATGCTGCAACGtcaaacacagctgcaggctCTGACTCTGCAGTGGCCAATGGATTGGCCTCTGCCTCTTCAACATAAGTTTCCCATTCAGTTAGCATGGGTGCTGCTacctttctctctccaggtgggAGGAAATGGTCAAACAGACACTTCACAGTTTTAGTAACTGCAGAGCCTACAAGGACACCAAGGGTCAGGAAGGGCATGTTGCTGGGTTTTGTTCCTTTCTGAATATGTGGGGatcagaatgaagaaaaaatctGCTTCTCTTGTTTTGCGTCTCTGTTAATGAGCCTAATGACCATTCAATGTCAAAGGTAAAGTATGCATCAAAGGCATGAATGGTCAAAGGCATTAAAGGATCAATGGCATGGAGGATCAATGGCATGGTGATATCatgtcccccccctcccccccaaagtgctttgacataATGTATGTAGTTATATGGTGCTAAAGAAATGTATTGAATTGATTGACTCCTGTGcttttctgcagtgagtcaggacTGTCACACAGGATTCTTGTGCAGCGCAGTCAAAACAGACGATGCTCATCTTGGAATAGTCTGATgatcctgtgttgtgtttgtgtctctgtcatcTGTCTGCTGTTGGTTTCTAATGTTGTGTTTATCCtggttttatgtatttttttaaacaacccAGTTTCTGCTCTGATAATAAATTTGACTTGACCTGTCAGCTCTGCTCCTCCGTTCATCAAACT includes:
- the LOC138411529 gene encoding transcription factor HES-4-like, which gives rise to MKAAEIRLSLQRPLQHRDPHMAPTTTAAMTDSQEHLTRSHKLRKPLVEKLRRERINSSIEQLKSLLGPEFLKQQPDSKLEKADILEMTVDFLTQLQQQNQQQRRLMKHFNKLQSSSDEKLREADFSPLSSTVHTSITKDQSPVNSAPWRPW